A single window of Nematostella vectensis chromosome 4, jaNemVect1.1, whole genome shotgun sequence DNA harbors:
- the LOC125561913 gene encoding uncharacterized protein K02A2.6-like: MAELTGLTSPRMDWNATDLQQALKKFKATVELYFSGPLKSKSEEEKVSYLLIWTGEEGIELVSTWSLTSDEKKKLSTYWKKFEEYVAPKSNFRLARFKLRTLKQKDDEPVDSFIKKVRLLASECRYDNVDEHIIDALIFGSRRPRVQAKLLELDKTLTLAKAIDIARTEEATSAQLQDIRGTNTIPVHATTHKSPSSHPKTHSRENKQVQTCGNCGTSHDVTQKSLCPANGTKCNNCGKPNHWAKVCRSTKPQGPTPRGRGRRGNRNKSKQQINTLSNENASTAPEPLDSPQLYFHSLTIDSMSRQNTQALVNIQVNSSNGTLPLLCKIDTGAEGNVIPLSNYKHIYPESLCDIDGKPLSLAPSDTRITAYGGHEVQHYGTCNLTLLHNGQSSPHEFHVVNTTGPTILGLPTCTAMKLVTLNHSLSKDQAEPAEIRPAQVPKDDPEAKAALLRQYADCFEGIGCFSGEFHITLDPTVPAVVHPPRRVPEALQEPLRKELESLVQQGIITKVDEPTDWVNSLVCSTKRNGSIRLCLDPKDLNCAIKRPHHRTPTLDEVLSKLSGSEYFSIVDARSGYWNIKLDQESSLYTTFNSPHGRFRFLRLPFGLICAQDIFQKKVDETFGDLPGVTGITDDIVVYGRNRKEHDNNLKAVMERARETGLKFNADKCKIASKELVFFGHTLSADGLKLDPAKVEAINNMDPSTSLTDLQVFLGMTQYLSRFIPNLASTAAVLWDLTRKSSQFQWCPEHQKAVDDIKKLITSPASLQYFDSTKPVVIQVDASQRGLGATLIQDKGPVEYRSKLLTETERRYSNIEREMLAVVHGLEKFHYYAYGRHVQVHTDHKPLEAIFKKHLASAPPRIARMMLRIQKYDIDIRYVPGKDIPLADALSRLNPSPGDTIAGLDVSIHELHLHLNASPTRITQIQEETRKDTTLHSLRAVIAQGWPNKRAECPELLHPYWNYRDELTVADGLVLKGTRIVIPKTLQPDVLQQLHYAHQGAEKCKLRAKGSVFWANINADIDNMVKSCAPCQHNQSMNTKEPLMPHDVPPRPWHTLASDLFSWNGSPYLLLSDYYSKFPIVRKLTNIQSSTVIAHLKGIFEEHGIPDKLVTGHDTQFTSALFKVFSSTYGFIHTTTSPYYKEANGFIERNVQTVKDLLQKCKESGQDPHLAMLCLRTTPLGHTLPSPAELLNSRIYQSNLPATSRHALLNKPDYDANVKLQARQDRQKSYYDRTSKCLQPVYPQDAVRVFNPLNSKWEPGIVRAAAPTPRSHIVDMANGSTLTRNRRHIRPTGEKLSLNNTSATDDYEPVAEPAPNGNQPPTEPRTSTPGTPAKSTPTQSGPPLRRSTRTVKPPDRLNL, from the coding sequence ATGGCCGAACTCACTGGACTCACTAGCCCTCGTATGGACTGGAATGCAACCGATCTTCAACAAGCGCTAAAAAAGTTCAAGGCAACCGTCGAATTGTACTTTTCTGGCCCGCTTAAGTCCAAATCGGAGGAAGAAAAGGTCAGTTATCTGTTGATATGGACGGGAGAAGAAGGAATTGAATTAGTTTCTACGTGGTCGCTAACCTCAGACGAGAAGAAAAAGCTGTCAACTTACTGGAAGAAGTTTGAAGAATACGTCGCCCCCAAGAGCAATTTTCGCTTAGCACGATTTAAACTACGCACTCTGAAGCAAAAGGACGATGAACCAGTGGATTCATTTATAAAGAAAGTAAGATTGCTAGCCAGCGAATGCAGGTATGATAATGTAGACGAACACATTATTGACGCTCTAATTTTCGGGTCTCGCCGCCCACGTGTCCAGGCTAAACTCCTCGAGTTAGACAAAACTCTAACGCTCGCTAAGGCAATAGACATAGCCAGGACTGAGGAAGCCACTTCGGCTCAGTTACAAGATATTAGAGGCACAAACACTATACCTGTACACGCAACAACCCACAAAAGCCCTTCTTCACATCCCAAGACACACTCACGTGAAAATAAACAAGTACAAACTTGTGGGAACTGTGGCACTAGCCATGATGTGACACAAAAATCCCTGTGCCCCGCAAACGGAACAAAATGCAACAACTGTGGGAAACCAAACCACTGGGCCAAGGTTTGCCGTTCCACCAAACCCCAAGGTCCCACCCCGAGGGGAAGAGGCAGGCGGGGAAACCGGAACAAATCAAAGCAACAGATAAACACCCTCAGCAATGAGAATGCTAGCACTGCACCTGAGCCCCTAGATTCCCCACAGTTATATTTTCACTCTCTGACCATTGATAGTATGTCTCGACAGAACACTCAAGCGCTCGTCAACATACAGGTTAACTCGAGTAACGGGACACTACCACTATTATGCAAGATTGACACTGGTGCTGAAGGAAATGTGATCCCATTAAGCAACTACAAGCACATCTATCCAGAGTCACTCTGCGACATAGACGGCAAGCCCCTCAGCTTAGCCCCATCAGATACAAGGATAACAGCATATGGAGGCCATGAAGTACAACACTACGGTACCTGCAACCTCACTTTACTACATAACGGTCAGTCCAGCCCTCATGAATTTCATGTTGTAAACACGACAGGACCTACAATCCTAGGACTACCCACATGTACTGCAATGAAGCTTGTAACCCTTAACCACAGTCTAAGCAAAGACCAGGCTGAGCCAGCCGAAATACGACCAGCTCAAGTACCCAAGGATGACCCTGAGGCAAAGGCAGCTCTACTAAGACAGTATGCTGACTGCTTCGAAGGCATCGGATGCTTCAGCGGAGAGTTCCATATCACACTTGACCCTACAGTACCCGCTGTGGTTCACCCGCCACGACGAGTCCCTGAAGCACTTCAGGAGCCTCTGCGCAAGGAGTTGGAATCCCTCGTACAGCAAGGAATCATCACCAAGGTTGATGAACCCACTGACTGGGTCAACTCGCTAGTCTGTTCCACAAAGCGGAATGGCTCCATACGACTCTGCCTTGATCCAAAGGACCTCAACTGCGCCATCAAACGTCCACATCATCGTACACCCACTCTTGATGAAGTCTTATCAAAGCTAAGTGGATCCGAGTACTTCTCCATAGTTGACGCCCGCAGCGGTTATTGGAACATAAAGCTTGACCAGGAAAGCTCACTCTATACAACATTCAACTCTCCCCATGGAAGATTCAGATTCCTACGACTACCCTTTGGTCTGATTTGTGCTCAGGACATCTTCCAAAAGAAGGTCGATGAAACCTTTGGTGACTTACCTGGGGTGACAGGCATCACAGACGACATAGTTGTTTACGGACGCAACCGTAAGGAGCATGACAATAACCTGAAAGCAGTAATGGAGCGTGCCCGTGAAACTGGTCTGAAATTCAATGCTGACAAATGCAAAATTGCCAGCAAGGAACTTGTCTTCTTCGGACACACCCTAAGTGCAGATGGTCTGAAACTTGACCCTGCTAAGGTTgaagccatcaacaacatggATCCTTCAACGAGCCTCACAGATCTCCAAGTCTTCCTAGGTATGACGCAATACCTTAGCCGTTTCATACCCAACCTCGCTTCAACAGCAGCGGTCCTCTGGGACTTGACAAGGAAAAGTAGTCAATTCCAGTGGTGCCCAGAACACCAGAAAGCTGTAGATGACATCAAGAAGCTCATCACATCGCCAGCCTCGCTGCAGTATTTCGACAGCACCAAGCCTGTCGTAATCCAGGTGGATGCATCTCAACGTGGCCTCGGCGCGACACTCATCCAAGATAAAGGCCCTGTGGAGTACAGAAGTAAGCTACTCACTGAAACCGAGAGGAGGTACTCCAACATAGAAAGGGAAATGCTTGCAGTCGTCCATGGTCTCGAGAAATTCCACTACTACGCTTATGGACGCCACGTCCAGGTCCACACGGACCACAAGCCACTGGAGGCAATATTCAAAAAGCATCTGGCCAGCGCGCCACCCCGCATTGCCAGGATGATGCTGCGGATACAGAAATACGACATCGACATTCGATATGTCCCAGGGAAGGACATACCCCTGGCCGACGCCCTCTCACGACTTAACCCAAGTCCCGGTGACACTATCGCTGGACTTGATGTCTCTATACATGAGCTACACTTGCACCTCAATGCTAGCCCTACTAGGATAACGCAGATCCAAGAGGAGACGAGGAAGGACACAACACTTCACTCACTTCGTGCCGTCATCGCCCAAGGTTGGCCAAACAAAAGAGCTGAATGCCCTGAGTTACTACACCCATACTGGAACTATCGTGACGAACTTACTGTCGCCGATGGATTGGTCCTGAAGGGTACCCGAATTGTAATTCCAAAGACCCTGCAGCCAGATGTTCTACAGCAGCTACACTATGCACACCAGGGTGCGGAAAAATGCAAGCTCAGAGCCAAGGGATCAGTCTTTTGGGCGAACATCAATGCCGACATCGACAACATGGTCAAGAGTTGTGCTCCCTGTCAGCATAATCAGTCCATGAACACTAAAGAGCCGCTAATGCCTCATGATGTTCCACCAAGGCCCTGGCACACCCTAGCATCTGACTTGTTCTCCTGGAACGGTTCACCATACTTACTACTCTCTGATTACTACAGTAAGTTCCCAATTGTGCGCAAGCTAACTAACATCCAATCATCTACTGTCATCGCTCACCTCAAAGGAATATTTGAGGAACATGGCATACCAGACAAACTTGTCACAGGACATGACACCCAGTTTACGTCTGCTCTATTCAAGGTTTTCAGCAGCACCTATGGATTTATTCATACAACTACAAGCCCATACTACAAGGAGGCTAATGGCTTCATAGagagaaatgtgcaaactgTCAAGGATCTCCTTCAAAAGTGCAAGGAATCAGGGCAAGACCCACATCTAGCCATGCTGTGCCTGAGAACAACCCCTTTGGGTCACACCCTGCCATCACCAGCAGAGTTGCTAAATTCCAGAATATATCAGTCTAACCTGCCAGCTACTTCCAGGCATGCACTACTGAACAAACCTGACTATGATGCCAATGTCAAGCTGCAAGCCAGACAAGACCGACAGAAATCATATTACGACAGGACTTCCAAGTGTCTACAGCCTGTCTACCCTCAGGACGCTGTCAGAGTCTTCAACCCCCTCAACTCCAAATGGGAGCCAGGAATAGTTCGAGCCGCTGCGCCAACCCCACGCTCGCACATTGTGGACATGGCCAATGGCAGTACTCTCACCAGAAACCGCAGACACATTCGTCCCACAGGTGAAAAACTAAGCTTGAATAATACCTCAGCTACTGATGACTACGAGCCTGTAGCAGAACCAGCACCTAACGGCAACCAACCCCCAACAGAGCCAAGGACGTCTACACCTGGTACCCCTGCGAAGTCCACACCTACCCAAAGTGGTCCACCATTACGCAGATCAACACGGACAGTGAAGCCCCCAGACAGACTGAACTTGTAG